The DNA window CTGCGGACTGGTCCCGCAGCCGGGCCCAGACAGCGTCCAGCTCCGCTCTGGTCCGGGCAGGTTCATGGGGCTGGCAAGGAAAAGAGGATAAGGTGCAGCTTCAGCCCTGCGAGACTGACACCAGCCTGGGTCAATAATATTTTTTGGGGCCAGGCTGGTGCAGACTCTCCGGGCTTTCGCTGGTCAGCGAGATATCGAATCCCGCCCAACCGCCCTTTGAGAAAGACCCTGACCCACCCACGTGTGGTACGTGCCCTCCGCTCGGCGCTTCGCCGAAGACGGCTCGCTTGCCTCCGCTCCAGGCACATCAATAATATTCCCACCCGCCTCCCCGAAGAAAATAGCACTGCTACCGTTTGGTTTGGGGTGAATCCGCAAGTGTGGGGGTAATCCGTGCGCCCGTACAAAGAGAAAGAACAAGAGGAAGAGAAAGACCAGAGAAAAGAGCGAAGAGGTTAGTGATTCCCAGGAGTATGGTTTGGTTCTCCGCTTCGGTCCTGGCAGCACTGCTCCGGGCTACGCGGGATTGGTGCCCGCGATGCCTACGCAGTGCCGCCAGGCCCTTCGCTGGGTTGTGACATTCCGCAGGTTGGTTGAAGAGAGGGTAACACGGAAGGTTGGGATCAAAGTCTTTCGCTACGCCCCTGGCAGCGCTGTTCAGGCTCGCGTGACGAAGACCCGCGATGCCTGCCCAGCCCAGCCAGGGCCTTCACTGGGTTGCGGTAATGCGCAGGCCTTGAAGAAAAGACAAAGAGGAAGACGGATAATGTGGCTGTCCTGGCACGGCTCTTTGCACGCCCGGCTGTCACAGGCCAGGTTGCAATGTCCGCAAGGCCCTGCGCCAGCCGGGCATGCAAAAGCCAAGGTGCCAGGCAGCTTCTGACAAGGATATCTCTTCCCGCCCAGCCATCCCCCAGAAGGGCAATTGAGCGTATGAGGTTTTTGATCCCGCTCCACAGGCCGCGGACTGGCCCTGCTGACAGGTCCAGACAGCGTCCTGCTTCGCTCTGGTCCGGGGGGTGTAGTGAGTGTTGGCCCAGAAAAGAATGGTAAGGTGCAGCGAAAGTCCTCCGAGACTGACACCGGCCGGGATCGGTATATCATTGCTGTGCCCGGCCGGTGTAGACTCTCCGGACTTTCGCTGAATACCATGATATCTATTCCCACCCAACCCCCCTGATGAAGACCCTGACCCACCCAGGCTGTGCGTGCCTTGCGCTTTGGCGCTTCACCTCAGAGGGCTCGCATGCCTTCGCTTCAGGCCCAGATCAGGCCATATTCCCACCCGCCTCCCCGGGAAAAAGACCACAGCAATGATCAGCAGACTTTTAACCGCGAAGCGCGCGAGCGCACGAGGATATACCATCGGGCACCCGCCTGTCTTCTGACTGCAAGCCAAAAGGCAAAGAATGAAAGCCAGGAAGATGAAGAAAATAAGGTGGCTACGCGTCAGCTTTTTCTGGCCAATCGACGTGGAGGATAGCTCCGGCGGCCGAAAATGCAAGGATACTTCGTGCTTCCCTCCGCTCTGCTCCGGTCCAGTACGATCCTCCTTGCATTTCCGTCCGCCTCCACTTTGGAAACCACTTTTCAAGATTGGCCAGAAAAAGTTTTTTAAGCTCAGCAAACCAAGGAGGCGCGTATGTTCACGGTTTCTCATCTCTCCCGCATCAGCTGCAGGTGGTCGGCTTCAGCATTTGCCGTTCGGTTCTCCAATACCTCCATCACCGGTTATGTGGCCTGCGTGGGGTTCCGGTCCTTTGCCCTGGCCAGGCGGCTGGCCGTGTATGCAGCTCCTCAGCTCCCCCCTGTGTGCAAGGGCGTGCGCATGAGAAAAGGCGGCGGCATGTGGTGGGTCTCGGTCCCGGTGGCAAAAGAGTCGGTGCCCGAGGAGGTGGCCCGGGGCGGGGCGGTGTGCTCCATGGGCCCGCCCCCGGATGTGCGGCAGGCGCTTGTCGGCTCCGGCAGGGCGTAGGCATAAGGTCCCGGGCTTCGGCCCGGGGGTTTGTCTTGGTCTGTGAAGGGTCAAGCTCTTTTTATAATCAAAGCTCCTTCTCTTTCATCCTCTGCTCAGCCCTCTCTTCCATTTCCCAGCGATTGACCAGGGCCTCACGCATGTCTTCAAAAATCCTGGTCGCCTCCCTGATGGTGAGCACATCATTGTCTACCTTCTGACACAGCCCGATTCGAAGGGCATGCAGGGCCTGGATGCCCATGTCATTGGGGTGTTTGTTTATCAGCTCCTCCCATTCGGCGTTGGACTCCGGATCATAGCAGTAGTTTGTTTTGGCCAGGGCAGAGAAGGGAAAATTCAGGGGAGATTGCGATATATATCTTTGCGGTGGCCGATTTTCACAACCAGGATTAAAAGGATCTCTTCTTGGATTTCATAGATTATTCGATAATCTCCAACACGGATTCTGTGAAAAGGATTATTGCCTTTCATTTTGGTTGTATCAGGATTTGGTAGGTCTTCAGCCAGGCTGTCGATTTTATCGGCTATGCGTTTTTGATCAGCTTTTGGTATTTTCTTCAGCGCTTTTGCCGCCGACCTCTTGACCTCAATACGATAATTCAAAGCTCGAGTTCCTTTTTTAACTCATCCCAAGGTATTGGGTCTCCAGGCTCTTTTTTTGCCTTCCACGCATCCTCAATATCAATCTGGTCCTCTATCTCTTGCAGAAGTTTGAGCTCCTTCAAAGAAACAAGAGCGGCAATCGGCTCTCCTCTTCGGGTTAAAACAAAGGATTCCTCGCCAAAAGCGACTCTATTGATAATGTTTGAGAATTTTTTTCTGGCGTCCGCAGTTGTGATTTTATTAATCATAATAAGCATCTCAAATGTATAAAATGTTCATTTTGTACATATTGTATATATAAAACATATAATGTCAACAAAAATAAAAAAATCATATATTATCAAATTTTTATACCTTCGAGATGGCTCACTCGGAAAAAATGAATACGATTCTTGCCGCGGCCAAAAGGCACCGCTGCCTGATCCCGGCCAGCTGCTTTTTTGAGTGGAAAAGGACAGAGGGAAAGAAGAAACAGCCGTACTGCGTCCGGCCCAAAGACGAGGGCCTCTTTGCCTTTGCCGGGCTGTGGGAGCACTGGCAGGATGAGGAAGCGGACAGAAAAATCGACTCCTGCACCATTGTCACCACCCGGGCCAACGAGGCCGTGGCCGAGCTGCACGACCGGATGCCGGTGATCATCATCAGGGAGGCGGATTTTGATCTGTGGCTGGATCGGAGCGTGGAAGATCCGGAGCGGCTGCAACCGTTCCTGGAACCGGTATCAAGTAATGATTTGGAGATCTATCCGGTGGGGCTGGAGGTGAACAGTCCGGGAAATGACTCGGAAGAGGTAATCAAAAAGACGGGTTAAAAGTGGATGGCTTTTGGACGGCTTTTTTCTGACAACCTGGCTCAAAACAGCACTTTTTCATGCGATCCAATGCGCATTTTTACGGCGACATGCGCTTTGCGGTGTCCTGTCACGCCGGAGGCCGCCGGTTCGAGTCCGGTCAGCTCCGCCATTTTTTCAAGGGGTTATGAGTTCTGCTCATAGCCCCTTTTTTTGTTTCCCACCGTATTCCCCACCTCCAGCCGAAATTGCCCGAACTCAAAACCCTGCATAAAGTCAAGACCCTTGGGCTATAGCTGAACGCCAGCCCTCAGAGTCACAAGGTTCACCTTCCAGCCGGTTCAACTGCTGCAAAAGATCGTTGCCGTTGGTGATGGGGCTTGAGTCTGTGCACACTCTGACGTAGGGTAAAGCCTACCTTGCAAAGTATGGAATTGGTTCCACCTGTAGCCAAGGACGCATCCGACATGCAGCAGGCCAAGATTCTCCTGGTTGACGATGAGCCGGCAGTACTCAAGACCTTGCAGCGGATTGTACAAAAAGCCGGAGGGACAAGTGTTGCGGCCAGGAATGCGCAAGAAGCCAGGCAGCTAATGCACAGCGACGCCTTTGATCTTCTGCTCAGCGACCTGTACTTGCCGGGTGAGTCCGGCATGGAGCTCATTCACTGGGTGCAGGAACACTTTCCGCATATCGGCATCATCATTATCTCCGGAGAAGACGACGCAGCAACAGCCCAAGAGGCCTTGGACATGGGGGTGTACGGGTATATCATCAAGCCATTCAAGGTCAATGAGGTGGTCATCCACATCTTTAACGCCCTTCGCAGGCAACAGCTGGAGGCCAAGCAGAGGGCCCGGTTCACCGATCTGGAGCAGCAGGTGCAGAAAAGGACCTCAGAGCTGTACCAGGCCCTGACCGGTGTGGTTTTGGCCACGGCCAACACCTTGGAGTTCCGCGACCCCTATACAGCCGGGCATCAGCGCCGGGTCGGAGAGCTGGCCAGGTCTCTGGCCCAGGAGCTGGGGTGCTCGGAAGACCAGAGCGAGGGCGTCTATTTGGCCGGGCTGATCCACGACCTGGGCAAGGTTTCGGTTCCGGCCGAGATCCTGAGCAAGCCCAGCCGGCTCTCAGATATCGAGTTCGCCCTGATCAAGACCCATCCCCAGGTGGGATACGACATCCTCAAGGACATCTCCTTTCCCTGGCCCATCGCTTCCATGGTCCTGCAGCACCATGAACGCCTGGACGGCTCCGGGTACCCCTACGGCCTCCAGGGACAGGATATCCTCTTTGAGGCCAAGATTTTGGCTGCGGCCGATGTGGTCGAGGCCATGTCCTCCCACCGGCCCTATCGTCCGAGCCTGGGTCTGGAAAGATCACTGCAGGAGATGAAACGACTCCGAAACAGTCTGTTTGATGCCCAGGTGGTGGATGCCTGCCTGAAGTTGTTTCACGATCAGGAGTTCTCTCTGGATACATTGCCCGCGTATGAGGTGACTGATGAGTGATGCGGACATACCCAGCCAAGCCCGGGAGCCCCTGGAGGAGAGAAACGGCCAGCTCCGGGAACGGATCAAGGAGCTGACCTGCCTGTATGAGCTCTCCAGGCTCTGTGCCGGCACGGACATCTCCGAATCCACGCTCTGTCGCCGCACGGTCCAGCTCATCCCTCCGGCCTGGCAGTATCCGGAGATCACCTGCGCCCGTCTGGTGTGGAAAGGCCGGGAGTACACAACCGATCAGTTTCAAAAGACCCAGTGGACCCAGACCACCGATCTTGTGCTGGACACCGAGCCAATGGGATTTCTGCAGGTCTGCTATCTGCAAGAGATGCCGCCACGGGATGAAGGGCCTTTTCTGCAGGAAGAGCGCAACCTCCTGGACGCCTTGGCCAGAAACGTGAGCTTCTTCCTTGCAGCCAGGGAGAAGGAGGAACAGAAACGCCACCTGGAAAAGATCAACAGGGCCATGGTGCAAAGCTCTCCCCTGCCGGTCTTCAGCATGGATATGGACGGTAAGGTACTAACCTGGAACCCGGCCGCCGAGAAGGTCCTGGGCTGGACTGCCGCGGAAGTCATCGGCAGGCCCCTGCCCTTTGTCCCGGAGGAAAAGCAGGAGGAATCAGCGGCCATTCGGCGCCGAATATTTACTGAAGGCGGCTTTTCCGGACTCGAGGTCGTTCGGCGGACAAAAGACGGACGACTGATCGAAGTCAGCCTATCCACAGCCGCCATCTCCGACCACAGGGGACAGCCCATAGGCACCATGGCCTTCATGGAGGACATCACCGAACGAAAAAAGACAGAGCGGGCCATCACTGAAAATGAAGAACGCCTGCGGGTGACCCTGCAATCCATCGGGGACGGGGTCATCGCCACAGACACCGAGGGCCGGGTCACCCGGATGAACCCGGTGGCCGAAGCCCTGACCGGCTGGAGCCTGGAGCAGGCCGCGAGCAAGCCCCTGGATCAGGTATTTTCCATTGTCAATGCCCGGACCGGACAGAAAGCGGACAACCCGGTGCACAAGGTCCTGAGCACCGGGAAGATCGTCGGGCTGGCCAACCATACCAAGCTCCTGGCCCGGGACGGTCATGAGTACCAGATAGCGGATTCCGGTGCGCCCATCCGGGACAGCGCTGGGAACATCCTGGGAGTGGTCCTGGTCTTCCGGGACGTGAGTCACGAGTACCGGATGCAACAGGCCGTAAGGGAGAATGAAGCCAGGTTCCGGGAACTGTTTGCCCACATGAACAGCGGAGTGGCTGTGTATCGGGCCGTGGATGAAGGCAACGACTTTGAGTTTTTGGATCTCAACACCGCAGGGGCAAATATCGACAACCTGCGCAAGGAGGATGTGCTCGGCAGGCGCTTGAGTTATGTGTTTCCCCGGGTCAAGGAGTTCGGCCTGCTGGATGTCCTGCGCCAGGTATGGCGGACCGGAGTCCCCCAACACCACCCGATCTCGGAATACACGGACCAAAGGATCACCGGATGGCGGGAGAACTTTGTCTACCGCCTGCCCACCGGGGAGGTGGTCGCGGTCTACGAGGATATTACCCAACGCAAACAGACCGAGCTGGCCCTGAAAAGCAGCGAGAGCCGCTACCGCAGACTGTTCACCAGCATCCGGGACGCCATTCTGGTCACCGACACCAATAGAAAGATCATTGACTGCAATCCGGCCTTCACTGAGCTGTTCGGCTACACCCTGGAAGAAATCAGGGGGCGGCAGCCGGGCCTGCTCTATGCAGATCCGGGCAAGGATCAGGAGATGGCCAAGCAACTCAGCACCAGCAGCTCCCCCCGTTTCATCTGCACTCTGGAGTACAAGACCAAAGACGGGCAGATCTTCCCCGGGGAGACAAACATCTTTTTTCTACACAAGGATGCTGGGGAGGTAGCCGGCCGCATCGGCCTTATCCGAGACGTCTCTGAACGAGAAAAGAACCGGGCCGAGAAGGAGCGGCTGGAGACGCAGCTTCGGCAGGCCCAGAAGATGGAGGCTGTCGGCCGGCTGGCGGGCGGGGTGGCCCACGACTTCAACAATCTGCTGACCACCATCACCGGCAATGCGCAAATCGGACTCATGGACCTGACCCCGGACCAGGAGCTCTACTCCATACTGCAGGAGATTCAAGAGGCCGGAGAAAAGGCCGGACACCTGACCCGGCAGCTTTTGGCCTTCAGCCGCAAGCAGATCCTGCAGCCCGAGGTTCTGGATCTGAACAACTTGATTCTGGAACTGGAAAAGATGCTCCGCCGTTTGATAGGTGAACACATCACCCTGGAGACCCGGCTCATGCCCGGCCTAAAGCCGATTAAGGCCGATCCGGGACAGATGGAGCAGGCGATCTTGAATCTGGTCATAAACGCCAGAGACGCCATGCCCAACGGGGGACGGGTGACTATAGAAACCGCAAATCCGGAACCTGACCAGAGCGCTTCCCCGGACGACGCCCTTCCCCATACTGCCCAATCCTGGGTCATGCTGGCCATCAGCGACACCGGACAGGGCATGTCCCCCCAGACCCAGAGCCAGATCTTTGATCCCTTCTTCACCACCAAGGAAAAAGGACAAGGAACCGGGCTCGGCTTATCCACCGTGTACGGGGTCATCCAGCAAAGCAAGGGAACTATCCGGGTCCAGAGCGCTCCGGGCCAGGGAACAACGTTCACCATCTTCCTGCCCGTTGCGCAGGATCCGGAGCCGGAAGCCAACGCCGGCCCGGCTGTGTCCCCCGATCTCCACGGCCGGGAAGTCATCCTGGTGGTGGAAGATGAACCAAGTGTGCGCGAGATCGTCGCATCCAGCCTGCGCAGGTTCGGATACACCGTGCTCACCGCAGGGAGCGGGCCGGAAGCCCTCGAGCTCTGCAAAAAGCGCAGAAAAGAGATCGATCTTGTACTCACCGATGTGGTCATGCCGGAGATGAACGGCAGGGAGCTGGTGGAGTCCATCCAGGCCCTGGGCGCAAATTTCCAGGTCATCTACATGTCCGGATACACGGAAAACGTGGTGCTTGGCCATGAAGGGCTGGATACGACGGTCTGCTTCCTGCAGAAGCCTTTTTCCGCTCATGCTCTGGCCGCCAAGGTTCGGGAGGCTCTCAGGAGTTGAATGCTGTTTTCCGTGTTCGTTCAGGACCTCAACGCCTGCTGTCTACCTGACCCCGGTCGCACATCAGGGTTGGACCCCCTGTTCATTCCCTTACAAATCGACATGCCCGAAGCGGGCACGCTTGCGCTACCAAAGCATGCAAACGATTTCGATACCGACACCGATTGTTGTGATTTTCGGCTCTTCGACCCAGAAAGTGGAATTGCATACATAAGAGTTGGCAAACTCCAAAAATCCACACGCTACGTCGAAGAACCTGATTTTCTTTCTTCGGGATCGGGATCGATATCCATATACTGAGGGTTCCTGCTGCACCGAATGACGTATTCTTCCGATTTCGATACCGAGACCGATAGCGATTTGGATTATCCCAACTATTAACTCATAACAGTTTTACATACAAAAAACCCCAGGAGAAGCGTATGCAGACATTGTACACCTTCGCGCCGATCATCGTCTTGGTCGTCCTCTTTCTCTTCTCGGCCATCAAGGTCCTCAACGAGTACCAGCGGGCCGTGGTCTTCAGGCTGGGCCGCGTCCTGCAGGCCAAAGGGCCGGGGCTGATCATCCTGATCCCGATCATCGACAAGATGATCAAGGTCTCCCTGCGGATCATCGCCCTGGATGTCCCGGGCCAGGACGTGATCACCAAGGACAACGTCTCGGTCAAGGTCAATGCGGTCATCTACTTCCGGGTCATGGATCCGGTCAAGGCCATTCTGGAAGTGGAGGACTACATGTTCGCCACCTCCCAGCTGGCCCAGACCACCCTGCGCAGCGTGTGCGGCGCAGCTGAACTGGATGAGATCCTGACCCACCGGGACCAGATCAATGATCAGATCCAGTCCATTCTGGACGAGCACACCGATCCCTGGGGGATCAAGGTGACCAATGTGGAGGTCAAATACATCGACCTGCCCCAGGAGATGCAGCGGGCCATGGCCAGGCAGGCCGAAGCCGAGCGCGACCGGCGCTCCAAAGTCATCAACGCCGAAGGCGAGTATCAGGCCGCCAATCGGCTGGCAGAAGCCGCGGGCATCATCCAGAAATACCCCCAGGCCCTGCAGCTCCGCTATCTGCAAACCATGCGGGAGATGACCTACGAGAGCAAGGCCAGCACCATCCTGCCCATCCCCCTGGATCTGTTCGCCCTGCTCAAGCCGCAGGGATCAGAAAAAACAGGGGACAAGGAATAAAAAACTCTTCGACAACCGAATAAGAAAAGCCCGACACGCTCCTGCGTGCCGGGCTTTAACCACCAAGAATCATCCATGGCCGCTAGTTCTTCTTGCCTCCGGGGCCCTGTCCCTGGCCCTGCATCATCTGCTGCCGCATGGACTTCATGTCCTGCTGCAGGGACTCCAGCTCATCGAGCATCTTCTGAGTCTTGGGCTCTTCTTCCTTCATGGCCTGAATCATATTTTCCCGGAACTGCTCCTGCTTTTCCTGGATCTTCTTATTGCTCATGGTCTGCGAACGGGCCTTTTGATAGGAGTTCACCTTCTTTTCCCATTTGGCCTGCAGCTTTTTCTTTTTCTCTTCAGACATGTCCTTGGACTGCATCTTGGACTGCATGGACTTGAGCTCTTCCATGTCCACATTCTGCTCTGCCATGTTCTCGTCCATGGTGTCCTGGACCAGAGCGTCCAGTTCGTCCCTTTCCTTCTGCAGCTCGGGATTATCTTCCAGGGTCTTTTGCTGGACCGACTGGAGTTCCTTGCCCAGCTCCTGCATCCTCTGCATTTTCTTCTGCATTGCAGTCTGGCCGGCTTGGCCCTGTTTCATTCCCTGACCCATCTCGGATTGCGCCTTCGTCTCGGACTTCTGGGCTCCGGCAGGGAGGGAGCCGATCAGGAGCAGCCCCAAAGAACACAATGCGATCAGGCCCGTGGATGCTACCGTGCGATGAAAAGACATACATTCTCCTTAGTTCTCACTTTTATTGCCCGCATGCGCGGGCCACAGTTCCCATAACCAAACCTGTATACTATCATCATGTTCTGACCCTCTGTCAATGAGCCGGATGCCGGCCTCGGATTAGCCTTGATTCCTTGAAG is part of the Desulfovermiculus halophilus DSM 18834 genome and encodes:
- a CDS encoding type II toxin-antitoxin system RelE family toxin — protein: MNYRIEVKRSAAKALKKIPKADQKRIADKIDSLAEDLPNPDTTKMKGNNPFHRIRVGDYRIIYEIQEEILLILVVKIGHRKDIYRNLP
- a CDS encoding type II toxin-antitoxin system Phd/YefM family antitoxin, with translation MINKITTADARKKFSNIINRVAFGEESFVLTRRGEPIAALVSLKELKLLQEIEDQIDIEDAWKAKKEPGDPIPWDELKKELEL
- a CDS encoding SOS response-associated peptidase, which produces MNTILAAAKRHRCLIPASCFFEWKRTEGKKKQPYCVRPKDEGLFAFAGLWEHWQDEEADRKIDSCTIVTTRANEAVAELHDRMPVIIIREADFDLWLDRSVEDPERLQPFLEPVSSNDLEIYPVGLEVNSPGNDSEEVIKKTG
- a CDS encoding HD domain-containing phosphohydrolase, with amino-acid sequence MELVPPVAKDASDMQQAKILLVDDEPAVLKTLQRIVQKAGGTSVAARNAQEARQLMHSDAFDLLLSDLYLPGESGMELIHWVQEHFPHIGIIIISGEDDAATAQEALDMGVYGYIIKPFKVNEVVIHIFNALRRQQLEAKQRARFTDLEQQVQKRTSELYQALTGVVLATANTLEFRDPYTAGHQRRVGELARSLAQELGCSEDQSEGVYLAGLIHDLGKVSVPAEILSKPSRLSDIEFALIKTHPQVGYDILKDISFPWPIASMVLQHHERLDGSGYPYGLQGQDILFEAKILAAADVVEAMSSHRPYRPSLGLERSLQEMKRLRNSLFDAQVVDACLKLFHDQEFSLDTLPAYEVTDE
- a CDS encoding hybrid sensor histidine kinase/response regulator, which gives rise to MSDADIPSQAREPLEERNGQLRERIKELTCLYELSRLCAGTDISESTLCRRTVQLIPPAWQYPEITCARLVWKGREYTTDQFQKTQWTQTTDLVLDTEPMGFLQVCYLQEMPPRDEGPFLQEERNLLDALARNVSFFLAAREKEEQKRHLEKINRAMVQSSPLPVFSMDMDGKVLTWNPAAEKVLGWTAAEVIGRPLPFVPEEKQEESAAIRRRIFTEGGFSGLEVVRRTKDGRLIEVSLSTAAISDHRGQPIGTMAFMEDITERKKTERAITENEERLRVTLQSIGDGVIATDTEGRVTRMNPVAEALTGWSLEQAASKPLDQVFSIVNARTGQKADNPVHKVLSTGKIVGLANHTKLLARDGHEYQIADSGAPIRDSAGNILGVVLVFRDVSHEYRMQQAVRENEARFRELFAHMNSGVAVYRAVDEGNDFEFLDLNTAGANIDNLRKEDVLGRRLSYVFPRVKEFGLLDVLRQVWRTGVPQHHPISEYTDQRITGWRENFVYRLPTGEVVAVYEDITQRKQTELALKSSESRYRRLFTSIRDAILVTDTNRKIIDCNPAFTELFGYTLEEIRGRQPGLLYADPGKDQEMAKQLSTSSSPRFICTLEYKTKDGQIFPGETNIFFLHKDAGEVAGRIGLIRDVSEREKNRAEKERLETQLRQAQKMEAVGRLAGGVAHDFNNLLTTITGNAQIGLMDLTPDQELYSILQEIQEAGEKAGHLTRQLLAFSRKQILQPEVLDLNNLILELEKMLRRLIGEHITLETRLMPGLKPIKADPGQMEQAILNLVINARDAMPNGGRVTIETANPEPDQSASPDDALPHTAQSWVMLAISDTGQGMSPQTQSQIFDPFFTTKEKGQGTGLGLSTVYGVIQQSKGTIRVQSAPGQGTTFTIFLPVAQDPEPEANAGPAVSPDLHGREVILVVEDEPSVREIVASSLRRFGYTVLTAGSGPEALELCKKRRKEIDLVLTDVVMPEMNGRELVESIQALGANFQVIYMSGYTENVVLGHEGLDTTVCFLQKPFSAHALAAKVREALRS
- a CDS encoding slipin family protein, with product MQTLYTFAPIIVLVVLFLFSAIKVLNEYQRAVVFRLGRVLQAKGPGLIILIPIIDKMIKVSLRIIALDVPGQDVITKDNVSVKVNAVIYFRVMDPVKAILEVEDYMFATSQLAQTTLRSVCGAAELDEILTHRDQINDQIQSILDEHTDPWGIKVTNVEVKYIDLPQEMQRAMARQAEAERDRRSKVINAEGEYQAANRLAEAAGIIQKYPQALQLRYLQTMREMTYESKASTILPIPLDLFALLKPQGSEKTGDKE